The following proteins are co-located in the Wenzhouxiangella marina genome:
- a CDS encoding peptidylprolyl isomerase: MNLNRNLAKLGLLALVLLPMVLQAQDGQPVDRIVALVEDDVILQSELDEAIDRIERQAAGSGERLPPRSVMEEQVLQRLILTRLEVLRAQDTGIRVSDSDVDQALQQVARQNNLTVTQLRQAIESDGVDFAEFRRTIREEILSSRLRQRVVNGMEEISDTEIDIIMASDRFGGDEYLLSQIVIGVPESADQAEVAQAEARANEVHQRLEDGLEFATAALTFSESPDALEGGEVGWRSINALPPMVADAIEAVGVGNFTEVLRSPSGFIILDVRDRRDQPEIIVREYQARHLMIRPNELITPEEAETRIRSLYDQLQAGADFGELAREHSMDETSANIGGLLDWFQAGAYGDEIQSVIDGLDPGETSEPFRTAVGWHLLRLEAERDADRTEEIQRAQARDMLFRQKAEEEVDRFLRRLRDESFVEERL, from the coding sequence ATGAACCTGAATCGAAACCTCGCCAAGCTCGGTCTGCTGGCCCTCGTGCTGCTGCCGATGGTTCTGCAGGCCCAGGACGGCCAGCCGGTCGACCGGATCGTGGCCCTGGTCGAGGATGACGTCATCCTCCAGAGCGAACTCGACGAAGCCATCGACCGAATCGAGCGCCAGGCCGCTGGCAGCGGTGAGCGCCTGCCGCCGCGCAGCGTGATGGAGGAGCAGGTGCTGCAGCGCCTGATTCTCACCCGCCTGGAAGTCCTGCGTGCCCAGGACACCGGCATTCGCGTCTCCGACTCCGACGTCGACCAGGCCCTGCAGCAGGTGGCACGGCAGAACAATCTGACCGTCACCCAGCTCCGCCAGGCGATCGAATCCGATGGCGTCGATTTCGCCGAATTCCGTCGCACGATCCGCGAGGAAATCCTCTCCAGCCGCCTGCGCCAGCGCGTGGTCAACGGCATGGAAGAGATCAGCGACACGGAGATCGACATCATCATGGCCTCGGACCGCTTCGGCGGTGATGAGTACCTGCTCTCGCAGATCGTGATCGGCGTGCCCGAGTCGGCGGATCAGGCCGAGGTCGCTCAGGCCGAAGCGCGCGCCAATGAAGTGCACCAGCGCCTCGAAGACGGTCTGGAGTTCGCCACCGCGGCATTGACCTTTTCCGAAAGCCCGGATGCCCTGGAAGGGGGCGAGGTGGGCTGGCGCAGCATCAATGCCCTGCCGCCGATGGTCGCCGATGCCATCGAGGCCGTCGGTGTAGGTAACTTCACCGAGGTCCTGCGTTCGCCGTCCGGGTTCATCATCCTCGACGTGCGCGATCGCCGCGACCAGCCTGAAATCATCGTCCGCGAGTATCAGGCGCGCCACCTGATGATCCGCCCGAACGAACTGATCACGCCCGAGGAAGCCGAAACGCGGATCCGCAGTCTCTACGATCAGCTGCAGGCGGGTGCCGACTTCGGCGAGCTGGCTCGTGAGCACTCGATGGACGAGACCTCGGCCAATATCGGCGGGCTGCTCGACTGGTTCCAGGCCGGCGCCTACGGCGACGAGATCCAGTCCGTCATCGACGGACTCGACCCGGGTGAGACCAGCGAACCCTTCCGCACGGCGGTGGGCTGGCATCTGCTGCGACTCGAGGCGGAACGCGATGCCGACCGCACCGAAGAGATCCAGCGTGCCCAGGCGC
- a CDS encoding LPS-assembly protein LptD, with protein sequence MTRYFLLCLLLSPGLPLPALAQNPGSDSERPAMSCVPMDDDSPRRQLERNASSPIDIFAEHFEAPPGQLIRVYEDVRVEQGDQRLETGELIYNRETGRIDLPGWLNYSDALIDLEAGSGWLVTAANQGRFEEVRYRFQRGEGSGSAGTVELVSESRAQVEGFDFTTCDPDDPDWQLKASSVELDMESGRGVARNARLDFKGVPILWSPWLSFPLDDRRKTGFLYPLMGFSSDDGFDLSVPWYWNIAPNQDATLTPRWIQERGVMLGAEYRFMTPRQRGQLDLEVLPDDKDFGDTRYFGQFGYSASLAPRWRFDADLRRASDENYFLDLGGDLADSSLQFLRSVAAVSGRGQAWTLSLSADSFQVLDDSVSEASEPYRRLPRMEFRLDQALGQRLDLQLDSELVYFDRDEGVTGARLDLYPRLRYNLLAPGWFLRPTVGFRSTAYQLNGTDGDDSLSRSLPIASLDGGLIFERRLSSGRTQTLEPRLFYLYVPYRDQTDLPDFDTRELTFGFSQLFSDNRFSGPDRHGDANQLTAALTSRLMEADSGRSVLDFSIGQIFYFRDLRVGLEEEILDDRNRSASVAEFNWRPAQAIIASAGLQWDHENDETQVAQFGLSYQGQRGGRAALGYRFRRDRVDQVDLRLRWPVRENLALIGRANYSFEDDEPLELLAGVEYESCCWAVRLIGREYVRDRDADRRSAVFLELHLKGLGSLGRRPYPLFADHAY encoded by the coding sequence TTGACCCGTTATTTCCTGCTCTGCCTGCTCTTGAGCCCCGGGTTGCCCCTGCCCGCGCTGGCCCAGAATCCGGGCAGCGACAGCGAGCGGCCGGCCATGAGCTGCGTGCCCATGGACGATGATTCGCCGCGCCGCCAGCTCGAGCGAAATGCGTCATCGCCGATCGATATCTTCGCCGAGCACTTCGAGGCGCCCCCCGGCCAGCTGATCCGTGTCTACGAGGACGTGCGCGTCGAGCAGGGTGACCAGCGCCTGGAAACCGGCGAGCTGATCTACAACCGCGAGACCGGTCGCATCGATCTCCCCGGCTGGCTGAACTACAGTGACGCGCTGATCGACCTGGAGGCGGGTTCCGGCTGGCTCGTCACCGCGGCCAATCAGGGCCGTTTCGAAGAGGTCCGCTATCGCTTCCAGCGTGGCGAGGGCAGCGGCTCGGCCGGCACCGTCGAGCTGGTGAGCGAATCCCGCGCTCAGGTCGAAGGCTTCGATTTCACGACCTGCGATCCCGACGACCCGGACTGGCAGCTCAAGGCCTCGAGCGTCGAGCTGGACATGGAATCCGGCCGCGGCGTGGCCCGCAATGCCCGTCTCGATTTCAAGGGCGTGCCCATCCTGTGGTCGCCCTGGCTGAGCTTTCCCCTCGACGATCGCCGCAAGACGGGCTTCCTCTACCCCCTGATGGGCTTCTCCAGCGACGACGGCTTCGATCTGAGCGTGCCCTGGTACTGGAACATCGCGCCCAACCAGGACGCCACCCTGACGCCGCGCTGGATCCAGGAGCGTGGCGTGATGCTCGGCGCCGAATACCGGTTCATGACGCCGCGCCAGCGCGGGCAGCTCGATCTGGAAGTGCTGCCCGATGACAAGGACTTCGGCGACACGCGCTACTTCGGGCAGTTCGGCTATTCGGCCTCGCTGGCGCCCCGCTGGCGCTTCGATGCCGATCTTCGTCGGGCCAGCGACGAGAATTACTTCCTCGACCTCGGTGGCGACCTGGCCGATTCCTCGCTGCAGTTCCTGCGCTCGGTGGCGGCGGTCAGCGGGCGTGGTCAGGCCTGGACCCTGTCGCTGAGCGCGGACAGCTTCCAGGTCCTCGACGACTCGGTCAGCGAGGCCTCCGAGCCGTATCGTCGTCTGCCCCGGATGGAATTCCGCCTGGATCAGGCCCTCGGTCAGCGTCTCGACCTGCAGCTGGACTCGGAGCTGGTCTACTTCGACCGCGACGAAGGCGTGACCGGCGCGCGCCTGGACCTGTATCCGCGCCTGCGCTACAACCTGCTCGCGCCGGGCTGGTTCCTGCGCCCGACTGTCGGTTTCCGCTCGACGGCCTATCAGCTCAACGGCACGGATGGCGACGACAGCCTGTCGCGTTCACTGCCGATCGCCAGCCTCGATGGCGGCCTGATCTTCGAGCGTCGCCTGTCCAGTGGTCGGACCCAGACCCTCGAGCCCCGCCTGTTCTATCTGTACGTGCCCTACCGGGATCAGACCGATCTGCCCGACTTCGACACCCGCGAGCTGACCTTCGGTTTCAGCCAGCTGTTCAGCGACAACCGCTTTTCCGGGCCGGATCGTCACGGTGATGCCAACCAGCTCACCGCCGCACTGACCTCGCGGCTGATGGAGGCAGATAGCGGCCGCTCGGTGCTCGATTTCAGCATCGGTCAGATCTTCTATTTCCGGGACCTCCGGGTCGGCCTGGAGGAGGAGATCCTCGATGATCGCAACCGCTCTGCCTCCGTGGCCGAGTTCAACTGGCGGCCGGCCCAGGCGATCATCGCCAGCGCCGGCCTGCAGTGGGATCACGAAAACGATGAAACCCAGGTCGCCCAATTCGGTCTGAGCTACCAGGGTCAGCGGGGCGGGCGCGCGGCGCTCGGCTACCGCTTCCGCCGCGATCGCGTCGACCAGGTGGACCTGCGTCTGCGCTGGCCGGTGCGAGAGAATCTGGCTCTGATCGGCCGGGCCAACTACAGTTTCGAAGACGACGAACCGCTCGAGCTGCTGGCCGGCGTCGAATACGAGAGCTGCTGCTGGGCGGTGCGTCTGATCGGTCGCGAGTACGTACGCGATCGTGATGCCGATCGGCGCAGCGCCGTGTTCCTGGAGCTGCACCTGAAGGGTCTGGGCAGCCTGGGCCGCCGGCCCTATCCGTTGTTTGCCGACCACGCCTATTGA
- a CDS encoding aminopeptidase, which produces MLVLALGVVATGCATLAWYGQAVRGQLDLLSRREHIADLIADPATDPALVRQLETVLAARAFARDELALPEGRSYRHYADLDRPAAVWNVIAAPRYSVQPKAWCYPIAGCVAYRGYFDPEAARAAAEALRDEGFDVIVSPAVAYSTLGWFADPVLNTMIDWPSADLVGFLFHELAHERVYAKGDTAFNEAYASLVEREGVRRWLAAHGNDGELARWQAGRRLRQALSDRLLAARSRLAEGYARLEDEDELAAFKHGEFERLAADIGELAEQQGGAALEAWRSRELNNADLALTATYEAGVAAFVGLLEDCRGELDCLHREVARLAEAKPAERRAFLQAGGPQ; this is translated from the coding sequence TTGCTCGTCCTTGCATTGGGCGTGGTCGCCACGGGCTGCGCCACCCTGGCCTGGTACGGTCAGGCCGTCCGTGGACAGCTCGATCTGCTGTCCAGGCGGGAGCATATCGCAGATCTGATCGCCGATCCGGCGACCGACCCGGCGCTCGTCCGGCAACTGGAGACCGTGCTGGCCGCGCGCGCGTTCGCCCGCGACGAGCTGGCGCTTCCCGAGGGCCGCTCCTATCGTCACTACGCCGACCTGGATCGTCCGGCGGCCGTCTGGAACGTGATCGCCGCGCCGCGCTACTCGGTCCAGCCGAAGGCCTGGTGCTACCCGATTGCCGGCTGCGTCGCCTATCGAGGTTACTTCGACCCCGAAGCCGCGCGGGCGGCGGCCGAGGCGCTGCGGGACGAGGGCTTCGATGTGATCGTGTCACCGGCGGTGGCCTATTCGACCCTCGGCTGGTTCGCCGACCCGGTGCTCAACACCATGATCGACTGGCCAAGCGCCGACCTGGTCGGCTTCCTGTTTCATGAGCTGGCGCACGAGCGGGTCTACGCGAAAGGAGACACGGCTTTCAACGAAGCCTACGCCAGCCTGGTCGAGCGGGAAGGCGTTCGGCGCTGGCTGGCGGCGCATGGAAACGATGGGGAGCTGGCGCGCTGGCAAGCGGGCCGTCGGCTTCGCCAGGCCCTGAGCGACCGCCTGTTGGCCGCGCGCAGCCGCCTGGCCGAAGGCTACGCGCGGCTGGAGGATGAAGATGAACTGGCAGCCTTCAAGCACGGCGAGTTCGAGCGCCTGGCCGCCGACATCGGCGAATTGGCCGAGCAACAAGGTGGCGCTGCGCTCGAGGCCTGGCGCAGCCGCGAGCTCAACAATGCCGACCTGGCCCTGACGGCCACCTACGAGGCAGGCGTAGCGGCCTTCGTCGGCCTGCTCGAGGACTGCCGCGGCGAGCTGGACTGCCTGCATCGAGAGGTGGCGCGTCTGGCCGAGGCAAAACCGGCCGAGCGACGCGCATTTCTGCAGGCGGGGGGTCCACAGTGA